A part of Candidatus Atribacteria bacterium genomic DNA contains:
- a CDS encoding sigma-70 family RNA polymerase sigma factor, translating to MELNESKEVTDQQILKFKPLVKNIAYKFINSGEPLEDLEQLGYIGLINAINLYNQQRKVKFETYASWFISGEIRHYIRDKHQTIRIPHWITELNKKIDEFIVGFKAETNKVPSLKKIAQEFNLTEEGVKEVLKARNVVHTVSIDQDNRDYDCNDFPRLEKIKNDHYKSFHLPIEDLIALELALNKLHNIQRKVINYIFIKDLTQTKTAKKLAISQRQVSRIKDEALRSLKEELEENVS from the coding sequence CTACAAATTTATAAATTCCGGTGAGCCTTTAGAGGATTTGGAACAGCTGGGATATATAGGCTTGATCAATGCCATAAATCTTTACAATCAGCAAAGAAAAGTTAAATTTGAAACCTATGCTTCCTGGTTCATTTCCGGAGAAATAAGACATTATATTAGAGATAAACATCAGACCATTAGAATTCCTCATTGGATTACCGAATTAAATAAAAAAATTGATGAGTTTATTGTAGGATTTAAAGCAGAAACCAATAAAGTTCCTTCCCTAAAAAAAATTGCCCAGGAATTCAACCTTACCGAAGAGGGAGTCAAAGAGGTATTAAAAGCAAGGAATGTCGTGCATACGGTTTCTATCGATCAGGATAACCGTGATTATGATTGTAATGATTTTCCCAGATTAGAAAAAATAAAAAATGACCATTATAAAAGTTTTCATTTGCCTATAGAAGATTTAATTGCCTTAGAGCTTGCTTTAAATAAATTACATAACATACAACGTAAAGTAATTAATTATATTTTCATTAAAGACCTGACTCAAACTAAAACAGCCAAAAAATTGGCAATTTCCCAGCGGCAAGTTTCTCGAATAAAAGATGAAGCACTGAGATCATTAAAAGAAGAGCTGGAAGAAAATGTATCTTAA